From the Planktothricoides raciborskii GIHE-MW2 genome, the window GCCAGTGGGGAATCTGATGATGAGTGTGCATCGCTGGATTATACCAAATTTTCCAACCTGTTTTATATATATAAAGCAAGGGCTCGTAATCATCGCCCTGGATTAACAACCCTGGTAATTTTCCCGTTAACCGGGGGCGATCGGGCACACTTTCCAGCCAAGCTTGCTTGCGAACCACCAAAGCTGCCGCAGGGGGTAATCTAATATTTGCCGCATCAAAAGTAAAAGGTTCTGAACCATGTTCTCTAATGGCTAGAAATTGTTGAATTTTCTCAAAACCTTCTGGGGGTTGGACTTCAAAATCACCGTGGATCTGTCCGCCAATTGCACCAGCATCAGGATGTGCTTGGGCAAAGGAATAAGCCGCCGCGATCCAGTCTGGTTCAGGTAAATTATCATCATCCAGAAATCCAATCCATTCTCCTTGGGCTTCTCGAACTGCTTTCAGTCTAGCAAATGCCGCCCCCTGCTCGGGTTCAAAAAAGTATTTTAAAGCTACCCCAGGCATAGATTTTGACCAAGTTGCTTGATATTCTTGCACAACTTTGGCTGTGTCATCTTTGCTGTTATTATCAACAATAATAATTTCCCTGGAAAGATTTTCAATACCTGTTTGTTTTTCCAGCTTTGCCAATACTTTAGTCAAACGGCTGGCTCCATTATAAGTAGGAATTGCTACGGTGAAGTAAACCACTTTTTCCCCCGATTAACTGAATGAATATCACCCTTGGTTTTAACTGTAGTGAAATGATTCAAGCATGAGCGATCGCGATCGCCTCCCATGATTTTTTTATTTTTTTCAGTTTTTTTCAGCTTTTTTCAAATAACCATGCCTCCATAAATAAAAGGGACTTTGCAAACTACTGACTAAAAGTTGCATTTCACAAGCGGCCACCAAGTCGGTTTTAATTTTAGTGCCATATTTTAGCAAATGTAGCAATATTTTGCGAATATCGTTGGCGCTATAAGCTAAGAGAACCAAAGGTTTAAGCCAAGATTTAACTCCTACCATTCGAGTGACATAGCGACTTAAACCAATGCCACGAAAAAAAGGAATTAAATAATCTTTTTCAAAGCGCCACTTAGGAATTTTATGTCTAACTTCCATTGCTGGATTATACCAAATTTCCCAGCCAGACTGTTGAATATAGGCTAAAACCTCCAAATCTTCACTGGTGAGCATACTGCCAGGAACTCTGCCACTTAATATACAGTGTTTTGGCACATTTGCCAGCCAGATTTCTTTTCTCACGACCAGTCCCGCAGAAGGGGGTAAAACTTTTTTTTTGGAATTGTATAAAAGCGGTTTATATCCCCGTTCATTGATGGCTAAAAATGGGACTATCCGCTCAAAATTTTCTGGTGTTTCTACTTCAAATTGGCCATGAATTTGACTGGCATAAGCCCCGGCTTTGGGGTATTTTTGCCCAAATAAAAATGCTTCATTTACCCAATTATTTGCAGGTAAATTATCGTCATCGATAAAACCAATTAAGTCTGATTTCGCTTCTTTAATCGCTCGTTTCCTGGCAAAACCCGCACCTTGTTGGGATTCAAAAACATATTTTAAGGGATAAGTTTCTGGCCAATTATTTTGATATTCGCGCACGATTTTGGCGGTGCCATCTTTGCTGTTATTGTCAATCACCATAATTTCCCAGGAAATATTTTCCGGGTTGATTTGCGATCGCAGACAATCTAAAACTTCGGGCAACCGCTTTTCTCCATTATAAGTGCATATCGCTACGGTAAAATTGACCATAAGTGCCAATGTTGAGTGATGCTAGATTGTTGATTGTTGGGTAGGGATTCTTTCACGGTTGACTGTTAACAAAAGAATCCCTACCCTGCTGCCTTCGGTTAAGATTTCATCGGCTGACTATTAATTTCTATCGTCTGTCCGGTAATGGGGAATGATTTACCCCGCTGAACCGCTACGGGTTCCGGTTCTTCTGACCAGGGGTCAGTTTCCGAGGTTGTCGTGACTTCAGTGGCTTCTAAAACGTCTACTTCCAAAGTTTCGGCAGCATTCACCGCTGAAGTTTCGGACAGTTCATCAGAGCTTTCTGACAATGTTTCCGAACTATCAGAAATATCGGAGCTAAATCTTAGCTGCCCGTCTCCGAGACTAATATATATCGTGTCACCGGCGACAAACTTTTGCTCTAGGAGCAAGTTCGCAATGGGATTTTCTAATTCCCGCTGAATGGCTCGTTTGAGGGGTCTAGCCCCATACACCGGATCGTACCCTACATCGGCAATATATTTCTGCGCTGCGGGCATTAAATTGAAAGT encodes:
- the hpsE gene encoding hormogonium polysaccharide biosynthesis glycosyltransferase HpsE, which translates into the protein MVYFTVAIPTYNGASRLTKVLAKLEKQTGIENLSREIIIVDNNSKDDTAKVVQEYQATWSKSMPGVALKYFFEPEQGAAFARLKAVREAQGEWIGFLDDDNLPEPDWIAAAYSFAQAHPDAGAIGGQIHGDFEVQPPEGFEKIQQFLAIREHGSEPFTFDAANIRLPPAAALVVRKQAWLESVPDRPRLTGKLPGLLIQGDDYEPLLYIYKTGWKIWYNPAMHTHHQIPHWRLERDYLLSIARGCGLATYQLRMINAKPGERPVIFIRTILGNLRRLLEYRLKYRSDVKNQLIPAFEMEFSWGSLMSPFVELMKIDQ
- the hpsE gene encoding hormogonium polysaccharide biosynthesis glycosyltransferase HpsE, whose translation is MVNFTVAICTYNGEKRLPEVLDCLRSQINPENISWEIMVIDNNSKDGTAKIVREYQNNWPETYPLKYVFESQQGAGFARKRAIKEAKSDLIGFIDDDNLPANNWVNEAFLFGQKYPKAGAYASQIHGQFEVETPENFERIVPFLAINERGYKPLLYNSKKKVLPPSAGLVVRKEIWLANVPKHCILSGRVPGSMLTSEDLEVLAYIQQSGWEIWYNPAMEVRHKIPKWRFEKDYLIPFFRGIGLSRYVTRMVGVKSWLKPLVLLAYSANDIRKILLHLLKYGTKIKTDLVAACEMQLLVSSLQSPFYLWRHGYLKKAEKN